GGAGACGAAAGACGCCATGCTCGTCCTCCAGTCCGGCGAAGGCGGTCCCGACAACGAGGGGATCATTCAGGTCAGCGGTGGAGCCCATGCGGAGCCCCTCGAAGTCGGCGACTGGGCCGCCCTGACCGAGGCCCTTTCCGCTATCGGCGAGACCACCCCCGATGCGTTTCTGATGATCTACGCCGATGAGCGCGTCACCTCCGGCCGCATGGTAAAAGTGCTCGGGATCGCCAACAGCGTGGGCATCGAACACTTCAGTGTCGCCGCCCAGACCCCCGACGACGGGTGAACGCCATGACCACCGAGGCGCCCCGCGAGGACTGGTACCAGTACTTTCGCAAGCCCGAAGCCGGCCGGGGATTCGCC
The sequence above is a segment of the Candidatus Hydrogenedentota bacterium genome. Coding sequences within it:
- a CDS encoding biopolymer transporter ExbD, whose amino-acid sequence is MHFKRQHKRRIVASLDMTPLIDVVLLLLFFFMLSSTFVAQTSVPIRIPEAEGTPELETKDAMLVLQSGEGGPDNEGIIQVSGGAHAEPLEVGDWAALTEALSAIGETTPDAFLMIYADERVTSGRMVKVLGIANSVGIEHFSVAAQTPDDG